From the Leptotrichia sp. oral taxon 223 genome, the window TTATAAAAAAAATGATTTCCAAAGTGAGCAAAATTGTAAAAACTGACTTGACACGTGATGAAATACTATATAACGGACTTTTATACCATATAAAGCCTGCTATGTATAGAATAAAAAATAATATTCAAATTAAAAATTCGATTTTTCAGGAATTAATTTTAGAAAAAGATCCTATTTTGGATGTAGTAAATAAAGCTATAAAGGAAATTGAAGGACTTTTTGAAGTAAAGTTTCCAGAAGATGAAATTGCTCTTATGGGCTTTCATATAAAGGCTTCTATCGAAAGAAACACTTCTGAAAAAACTAAAAAAGTAATTTTAATTTGTGGACTGGGTTATGGCAGTTCAAAGGTGCTTGAGCAGAGCCTCAAGGAAAATTATGACTTGGATATTGTGGATGTTTTGCCATACTATCTGATTAAAACTTCAATGCCTAATTATAAAAATATTGATTTAATCTTGTCTACTATTGACTTGGAAGAAAACTACGATATTCCTGTTGTAAAAATAAATCCATTGCTTAAAGAGGAAGATTTTATTCTTTTATCAAAATACGGAATACGAAAAAATATAACAAAAATTTCACTAAAACAGCTGATGGAAATAATAAAAAATAATACAACTATAATAGATAAAAGTAAACTTGTGAATGAACTAAAAAACAAATTTGAAAACAAAATTAATGATGATTTATTAGAAGTTGGAATTATTTTAAAAAAAATGCTTAACAAAAACAATTTTCAGTTTATAAATAAAGTTAAAGATTGGAGAGAAGCGATAACTAAGGCAGGAAATATACTTGAAGAAAATGAAATTATACGACATGACTATATAAATGAAATGATAAAAATGATTGAAAAGCACGGCGCTTATATCATTATTGAAGAAGGGATTGCAATTCCGCACGCACCAATTTCAGAAAATGTATTAAAAACGGGGATTTCATTATTAGTTGTAAAAGAAAAAGTTCTATTTCCAAATGGAAAAGGCGCAAATATATTTTTAAGTTTTGCAACTGCCAACAAGACAAAGCATCTAGGCATTTTAAACGACTTATTTGAATTAATTACAAAATATAACTTTATTGAAAAAATCTCAAAAATAACTAAATATGAAGAATTAGAAGAATACTTCAGAAAGGAACTCATATGTTAGAAAAAATACTTGATGGCAACATTCAAATAATAGATTCCGTAATTGACTGGAAAGAAAGTATCAAAATCGCAGGAAAACCTCTGCTACAAAAAAATATAATAACGGAAAATTATATAACAGCTATGATAGAAAGCATTGAAAAACTAGGTTTTTACGTCATTTTAAGGGAAAACCTGGCAATGCCGCATGCAAGGCCCGAAGATGGTACATTGGGAACTGGAGTGAGCCTTTTAAAACTCAATAATCCAGTATATTATGGCGATTCTAAAGTACAGCTGGTATTTGTGCTGGCAACTAAGGATGCTGATAGTCATATGGAAATACTTATGAAGTTAGTTGAATTGTTTCAGGATGACGAAAGTATTGAAAAACTTATAATTTCACAAGATTATAAAGAAATAAGAGAAATTATAAAAAAATATTAAAAATAAAATATATAAAATTGAGGAGGAATGTATTATGGCTAAATTAAAAATTTTATTCGTATGTGGTGCAGGATTAGGTAGTAGTTTTGCATGTCAAATGGCAGCTGAAGATGTATTAAACAAATTAGGGGTTACTGCAAATTTAGATCATAGTGATATATCTTCTGCAAGTTCAAGTAATGCAGATATTATAATTACTGCTAGTAATTTTGAAACACAGTTCAAAAAATTTTCAATAGATTCTGAAAAAACAAAAATAATATATTTAAAAAATATAATATCAAAAGAAGAAATTGAAAATAAATTAACACCCGTATTAAAAGAAAAACAAATTATTTAACAAATAGGAGATGAGTCTTATGGGATTTATTAATTTTATAATAAGTAATATTTTGACACAAGCAGCGATAACAATTTCTCTAATAGCTATGTTAGGTTTGATATTGCAGAAAAAAAGTGTAGGACAAATAATTTCAGGAACACTAAAAACATTATTAGGATTTCAAGTGTTAGCAGCAGGTTCAGGGATAATAGTAGGAAGTTTAAATTATTTTGGAAAAATTTTTACAGAAGGTTTTCATATGCAAGGAATAATACCTTCTATTGAAGCAATTAATGGACAAGCTATGAATGAGCTGGGATTAGGTAGAGATATAGCATTAACATTTTTAGCAATATTTATTTTTAATATACTGATTGCACGATTTACAAAATGGAAATATATATTTCTAACAGGACAGGCTATTTTATGGATGGCTACAATGACAACTGTTTTCGGTTATGCAGCTGGACTTAAAGGATTATTCTTAATAATTTTAGGCGGATTAGTAGGAGGAATTTTTGCCGTAGCTATGCCTGCAATAGCACAACCAATTGTAGTTAAAATTACTGGCATGAAAGATATTGCATTAGGACATTTCTGTACAATAGGATATTTATTTGAAGCAGGTGTTGCTTATATATTTGGTGAAAAAGGAGAAAATAAAAAATCTATAGAAGATATTAAACTGCCGACACATTTTGAATTTTTACAAGATACCTATTTATCAGTAATGGTTGTAATGGTTCCTCTTTATATAATAACAGTATTATTTGCAGGAGAAAAATTCGCTTCTGAATTATCTGGCGGGACAAATTATGTTATGTTTGCCTTTTTACAATCGATTCAATTTGTTGTAGGTGTTTATGTTTTATTATCAGGAGTAAGATTATTACTTGGAGAAATTGTTCCAGCATTTAGAGGAATTGCTATGAAATTAGTTCCAGATGCAGTTCCAGCATTAGATTGTCCAGTTTTATTCCCATATAGCCCAAATGCAGTTATTTTAGGATTTATAACAACAACAATAGGTTCAATTATAGCAATGTTTGTTTTACCAACATTTGGACTAGCAATGATATTACCAGGAATGTTGACTAATTTCTTTGCAGGAGGAACAGCAGGAATCTTTGGAAATACAACAGGTGGAAGAAGGGGTGCAATAATAGGTGGAATAGCTCATGGATTTTTCATAACTTTACTTCCTGCACTGCTAGTAACAGTATTCAATAAAATGGGATTTATAAATGCAACCGCAACGGATGTCGATACTGTAACAGCCGCTCTGTTATACGCATGGATAATAGGCCCTATATTGAAAGTATTTTAATAAAAAGGTGAGTTGTTATGTTCAATTTTTTTAAGAAAAAAAATTTAAAAAAAGATTTTAAGAATACAAAAACGGAAAAAGAAAATATTATAATTAATGATAATACAATAAAAAAAGGGTTAGAAAATTTAGAAATTCAATTGAATCAAGGTAATCTTGATGATGAGGATTTATCTAAAATATATCAAGAAAAAGCATTTTTATTAAAAAAAATAAATAAAATAGATGATTCTATAGAAAATTTAGAAAAAAGTTTAAATTATCATAAAAATCTTGGAGAAGGATATAAAACTTTATTAAACCTTTATAATATGAAAAGGGCGGAAGCAGCTAAAAATGGTAATGATGAAATGCTTCAACATTGGTTAAAAAAATTGATGAAATGATGCAACTGTCCAAAGATATTACTAGAGGAAAATATTAATGAATGGAGGAAAAAATGTATATAAATTTAAAAGAAGTAACACAAAAAGCTAAAGAACTTAATTACACAGTAGGAGCCTTTAACACTCATAATTTAGAAATGTTACCTGAAATGATAAGAGCTGCAAAAGAAAAAGGTGCTCCCATTATCATTCAAACAAGTGTAAGTACAGCTAAATACATAGGTTATAAAGTATTAGTTGAAGTATGTAAACTTTTGGCAGAAACAGAACTGGTGGATGTAACACTTCATTTGGATCATGCTAAAAATTTTGACGATATAAAAGAAGCTATTGATAACGGTTATTCTTCTGTGATGTTTGATGGTTCATCTTTACCTTTTAAAGAAAATATTATGAAAACAGCTACTGTAGTTGAATATGCTCATGCACGAGGAGTATCTGTCGAAGGAGAACTTGGAATAATAGGAGGTACTGAAGATGGGCATTCAATAGATTCTGAAAAATATATGTACACAAAACCTGAAGATGCAGTAGAATTTATAAAACAAACAGGCGTAGATGCTCTTGCAGTTGCCATTGGAACTAATCATGGACAATATAAATCTAAAACAAATGTAAGATTAGATTTATTAAAAGAAATAAATAACGTTGTTGATGTCCCATTAGTTATTCATGGTGGAACAGGAGTAAAAGAAGAAGATATTCCTGAATTAATCAATAACGGTATCAGAAAATTTAATGTTGGAACAGAATTACTGGTGGGATGGACAAAAACTGCAAAAGAAAAATTTGGAGAAACTGCTTTAGACAATTCCTTAAGAAATAATATTATGCCCTGTAATGAAACTGTAAAAAATATTGTCAAACATAAAATTGAAATATTTATGAATAAGAATCAACCAATTAGAATATAGGTGGTTATCATGAGTAAAAAAATTCTTATACTCGTTTCAGGATTTCCTGGAACTGGTAAAACCTATTTATCAAATATTCTAATAAATAAAATAAAAAATTTAAATTATATTTCACCCGATGACTTAAAAGAAGAAATATATGACAAATATGGATTTAACAATAATGATGAAAAAGAAAAATTAATTTTACAAATGTGGGAACAATATTTTGAATTAATGGAAATGAATATGAAAAATAAGAAAAATATTATTTCAGATTATCCATTTAGTATAAAGCAGTATTCTAAAATAAAAAAATTATCAGAAAAATACAATTACAATGTTTTAACAGTTAGATTGCTAGCAGATATAAATATTTTATTTGAAAGACAAAGAAAACGTGATATGTCATTAAATAGACATTTGGGACATTTAACAACATCATATCATAAAGGGCAAAAACAGGAACAACGCACAGAAGAAAATGGGCTACTTCTAACTTATGAAGAATTTTCCAAACGTTGTTCTGAAAGAGGATATGATAAATTTGTAATTGGTAAATTATTTGAACATGATGTTACAACATATAATGATACAAAATATGATAAATTCATTGAGAAAATCATAAATTATATTGAAAATCTTAATTAATACTAAACCTCGTTTAAATAACGGATTTATTATAAACTTTTTCAACAAAGGATAAAAACCTAGTATTTCCAAATAATTAAAATATTATTTTTTAGTTTTAATAGGTCGACGGAGCTTTTATTTTCAACTACGACTGTCTAACGACTGGAAGGAGGAGTTTCGGAGTTGGGCAAATAAAAGTCGTAGTTTAGCCATAGGTATTGCGTAACAATCTTGCGCCGTAATTTTAATTATCAGGGTAACCTTTTATTGCAAAATAAGGATTTGCGGCAATGAGCAATCCTGCAAAAAAAAAAAAAAAAACATAATAAAAATAGTAAAAACTGTTATTAAACATTCGCTATTTAAATGGGAAATAGCATAAAATAAAAAATATCGATTTATTAAGTTAATATTTGTTAATA encodes:
- a CDS encoding PTS sugar transporter subunit IIB, with translation MAKLKILFVCGAGLGSSFACQMAAEDVLNKLGVTANLDHSDISSASSSNADIIITASNFETQFKKFSIDSEKTKIIYLKNIISKEEIENKLTPVLKEKQII
- a CDS encoding PTS sugar transporter subunit IIA, with the translated sequence MLNYRETEILNNLIKGEKYNFKLISEKYGVSDRAARYYINNIDSILRLLDYKITKKAKNSISLDTNQDFKNLFEILEKIHKLSMEDRISILKLILFFDEKGLNITKICEELEISRTTIKKDLKLMSKKFKMQKIELVYKNANGYRLNGNFRDILIKKIELLEKIFDSLNDKNSSKVVKAQVYRYFFKYIKQKNIENTKKFIVEIEKVMFLNINEESYNKIFSYVLILLNFEKIYENSNDLTAKKFLINTEEYKKIEKILKNILNKNEIKTEILIEITDLIMGININSLKNNSFEDWINEELIIKKMISKVSKIVKTDLTRDEILYNGLLYHIKPAMYRIKNNIQIKNSIFQELILEKDPILDVVNKAIKEIEGLFEVKFPEDEIALMGFHIKASIERNTSEKTKKVILICGLGYGSSKVLEQSLKENYDLDIVDVLPYYLIKTSMPNYKNIDLILSTIDLEENYDIPVVKINPLLKEEDFILLSKYGIRKNITKISLKQLMEIIKNNTTIIDKSKLVNELKNKFENKINDDLLEVGIILKKMLNKNNFQFINKVKDWREAITKAGNILEENEIIRHDYINEMIKMIEKHGAYIIIEEGIAIPHAPISENVLKTGISLLVVKEKVLFPNGKGANIFLSFATANKTKHLGILNDLFELITKYNFIEKISKITKYEELEEYFRKELIC
- a CDS encoding AAA family ATPase, producing MSKKILILVSGFPGTGKTYLSNILINKIKNLNYISPDDLKEEIYDKYGFNNNDEKEKLILQMWEQYFELMEMNMKNKKNIISDYPFSIKQYSKIKKLSEKYNYNVLTVRLLADINILFERQRKRDMSLNRHLGHLTTSYHKGQKQEQRTEENGLLLTYEEFSKRCSERGYDKFVIGKLFEHDVTTYNDTKYDKFIEKIINYIENLN
- a CDS encoding PTS sugar transporter subunit IIA — its product is MLEKILDGNIQIIDSVIDWKESIKIAGKPLLQKNIITENYITAMIESIEKLGFYVILRENLAMPHARPEDGTLGTGVSLLKLNNPVYYGDSKVQLVFVLATKDADSHMEILMKLVELFQDDESIEKLIISQDYKEIREIIKKY
- a CDS encoding PTS sugar transporter subunit IIC; translation: MGFINFIISNILTQAAITISLIAMLGLILQKKSVGQIISGTLKTLLGFQVLAAGSGIIVGSLNYFGKIFTEGFHMQGIIPSIEAINGQAMNELGLGRDIALTFLAIFIFNILIARFTKWKYIFLTGQAILWMATMTTVFGYAAGLKGLFLIILGGLVGGIFAVAMPAIAQPIVVKITGMKDIALGHFCTIGYLFEAGVAYIFGEKGENKKSIEDIKLPTHFEFLQDTYLSVMVVMVPLYIITVLFAGEKFASELSGGTNYVMFAFLQSIQFVVGVYVLLSGVRLLLGEIVPAFRGIAMKLVPDAVPALDCPVLFPYSPNAVILGFITTTIGSIIAMFVLPTFGLAMILPGMLTNFFAGGTAGIFGNTTGGRRGAIIGGIAHGFFITLLPALLVTVFNKMGFINATATDVDTVTAALLYAWIIGPILKVF
- a CDS encoding class II fructose-bisphosphate aldolase, yielding MYINLKEVTQKAKELNYTVGAFNTHNLEMLPEMIRAAKEKGAPIIIQTSVSTAKYIGYKVLVEVCKLLAETELVDVTLHLDHAKNFDDIKEAIDNGYSSVMFDGSSLPFKENIMKTATVVEYAHARGVSVEGELGIIGGTEDGHSIDSEKYMYTKPEDAVEFIKQTGVDALAVAIGTNHGQYKSKTNVRLDLLKEINNVVDVPLVIHGGTGVKEEDIPELINNGIRKFNVGTELLVGWTKTAKEKFGETALDNSLRNNIMPCNETVKNIVKHKIEIFMNKNQPIRI